Proteins encoded within one genomic window of Gadus macrocephalus chromosome 16, ASM3116895v1:
- the clasrp gene encoding CLK4-associating serine/arginine rich protein isoform X2 → MWQEARKHERKLRGMMVDYKRRGERRREYYEKIKKDPAQFLQVHGRAYKIHLDPAVALAAESPINMMPWQGDANNMIDRFDVRAHLDYIPTYTPPLLSSSPDQESDERKCNYERYRGLVQNDFATISEEQCLYQIYLDELYGGLPRPNEDEKKKLAEKKATIGYTYEDSTVEEPEPTSDKDEENSEEEESEEDEGIPDIDVEVDVDELNIEQELDLNKIATPYGMAEGDFVRMLRKDKEEVEAIKHAKALEAEKAMYSGRRSRRQRREFREKRLKGRQISPPSYARRDSPTYDPYKRPESESDSESRSRSRSPGPEKITFITSFGGSDEEAAAAAAAAAAAAAAAAAVAAAAAPPSSSHAPVHSQHPAGHSRGSRRRRSSSSRSPSSSSRSSSRSSSRSSSRRARRGRGSGGRDGRRSRTRSPSPSRRRSGSRGGARGGNGSGGSWRRRERTRTPSRSRERERDRERERERDRERDRERERDRERERDRERDKRRYSGRRQTRSRSGSRQRAASRHGGRSSGGHRRGGSSSPSPSPSPSRPPRSPSPSHRGSLTSGGLDKLRKPDTPCGKESGASKVSKNMIQLGSVAQIHASLSSDRPRPLISDRPRPSSMTGHAPSALTGHAPLSSDRPRPLLSQGRRDQWYHTRVVRGLGPGFQIILEVCVCVCVCVCVCVCVCVCVCVCVCVCVCVCVCVCVCVCVVLPVDPCCTQ, encoded by the exons ATGTGGCAGGAGGCCAGAAAACACGAGCGCAAGCTTCGTGGTATGATGGTCGACTACAAGCGACGTGGCGAGCGCCGGCGCGAGTACTACGAGAAGATC AAAAAGGACCCTGCCCAGTTCCTGCAGGTCCATGGCCGAGCCTACAAGATCCACCTGGACCCGGCCGTGGCCCTGGCTGCTGAGAGCCCCATCAACAT GATGCCCTGGCAAGGAGACGCCAACAACATGATTGACAGGTTCGACGTCAGGGCCCACCTGGACTACATCCccacctacaccccccccctgcTCAGCAGCAG CCCCGACCAGGAGTCAGACGAGAGGAAGTGTAACTACGAACGCTACCGAGGGCTGGTGCAGAACGACTTCGCCACCA TCTCTGAAGAGCAGTGCCTGTACCAGATCTACCTGGACGAGCTCTACGGTGGCCTGCCACGACCAAACGAAGACGAAAAGAAAAA GCTGGCGGAGAAGAAGGCCACCATTGGCTACACATACGAGGACAGCACCGTGGAGGAACCCGAGCCCACCTCAGACAAGGACGAGGAgaactctgaggaggaggaatcAGAGGAGGACGAAGGCATCCCAGATATCG acgtggaggtggatgtggacGAGCTGAACATCGAACAGGAGCTGGACCTGAATAAGATCGCCACCCCCTACGGCATGGCAGAAGGAGACTTCGTCAG GATGCTGAggaaggacaaggaggaggtggaggccatcAAGCACGCCAAGGCCCTGGAGGCGGAGAAGGCCATGTACTCG GGCCGTCGCTCCCGGCGACAGAGGAGGGAGTTCAGGGAGAAGCGGCTGAAGGGACGTCAGATCAGCCCGCCCAG CTACGCCAGGAGGGACAGTCCCACGTACGACCCCTACAAGAG gccggaGTCGGAGTCCGACTCTGAGTCGCGGTCGCGGTCTCGCTCCCCAGGTCCGGAGAAGATCACCTTCATCACCAGCTTCGGGGGGAGCGACgaagaggcggcggcggcggcggcggctgcagcggcggcggcggcggcggcggcggcggttgcggcggcggcggctcctccaAGCTCTAGCCACGCCCCCGTCCACTCGCAGCACCCTGCAGGTCATAGCAGGGGCTCCCG gagACGAAGGTCGTCCTCCAGCCgttccccgtcctcctcctcgcgctCCTCCTCgcgctcctcctcccgctcgtCCTCGCGGCGagcgcggcgggggcggggcagcGGGGGGCGGGACGGACGGCGCTCCCGCAcgcgctccccctccccctcccggcgGCGCTCCGGGTCGAGGGGCGGAGCCAGAGGGGGGAACGGCAGCGGCGGCTCCTGGAGGAGGCGGGAGCGCACGCGCACGCCGTCGCGCTCCCGGGAGCGGGAGcgcgacagagagagggagcgggagcgcGACCGAGAGCGGGACAGAGAGCGGGAGCGTGACAGAGAGCGGGAGCGGGACAGAGAGCGGGACAAGAGGCGGTATTCCGGCCGCCGGCAGACCAG gtcccGCTCCGGCTCCAGGCAGAGGGCCGCCTCCAGGCACGGGGGGCGGAGCTCCGGGGGCCACCGGCGGGGAGgaagcagcagccccagcccctccccctccccctcccgacCCCCccggagcccctccccctcccacaggGGGTCCCTGACCTCGGGCGGCCTCGACAAGCTAAGGAA gcctGACACTCCGTGCGGTAAAGAGTCTGGAGCTTCCAAAGTCAGTAAGAATATGATCCAGCTGGGTTCTGTTGCTCAGATCCATGCCTCCCTCAGCTCTgacaggccacgccccctaaTCTCTGACAGGCCACGTCCCTCATCCATgacaggccacgccccctcagctctgacaggccacgcccccctcagCTCTGACAGGCCGCGCCCCCTGCTGTCCCAGGGCAGAAGGGACCAATGGTATCACACCAGGGTTGTTAGGGGTTTAGGACCAGGGTTCCAGATCAttcttgaggtgtgtgtgtgtgtgtgtgtgtgtgtgtgtgtgtgtgtgtgtgtgtgtgtgtgtgtgtgtgtgtgtgtgtgtgtgtgtgtgtgtgtgtgtgtgtgtgtgtgtgtgtgtgtgtgtgtggtcctacCTGTTGACCCCTGCTGTACCCAGTAA
- the clasrp gene encoding CLK4-associating serine/arginine rich protein isoform X1 has translation MWQEARKHERKLRGMMVDYKRRGERRREYYEKIKKDPAQFLQVHGRAYKIHLDPAVALAAESPINMMPWQGDANNMIDRFDVRAHLDYIPTYTPPLLSSSSPDQESDERKCNYERYRGLVQNDFATISEEQCLYQIYLDELYGGLPRPNEDEKKKLAEKKATIGYTYEDSTVEEPEPTSDKDEENSEEEESEEDEGIPDIDVEVDVDELNIEQELDLNKIATPYGMAEGDFVRMLRKDKEEVEAIKHAKALEAEKAMYSGRRSRRQRREFREKRLKGRQISPPSYARRDSPTYDPYKRPESESDSESRSRSRSPGPEKITFITSFGGSDEEAAAAAAAAAAAAAAAAAVAAAAAPPSSSHAPVHSQHPAGHSRGSRRRRSSSSRSPSSSSRSSSRSSSRSSSRRARRGRGSGGRDGRRSRTRSPSPSRRRSGSRGGARGGNGSGGSWRRRERTRTPSRSRERERDRERERERDRERDRERERDRERERDRERDKRRYSGRRQTRSRSGSRQRAASRHGGRSSGGHRRGGSSSPSPSPSPSRPPRSPSPSHRGSLTSGGLDKLRKPDTPCGKESGASKVSKNMIQLGSVAQIHASLSSDRPRPLISDRPRPSSMTGHAPSALTGHAPLSSDRPRPLLSQGRRDQWYHTRVVRGLGPGFQIILEVCVCVCVCVCVCVCVCVCVCVCVCVCVCVCVCVCVCVCVVLPVDPCCTQ, from the exons ATGTGGCAGGAGGCCAGAAAACACGAGCGCAAGCTTCGTGGTATGATGGTCGACTACAAGCGACGTGGCGAGCGCCGGCGCGAGTACTACGAGAAGATC AAAAAGGACCCTGCCCAGTTCCTGCAGGTCCATGGCCGAGCCTACAAGATCCACCTGGACCCGGCCGTGGCCCTGGCTGCTGAGAGCCCCATCAACAT GATGCCCTGGCAAGGAGACGCCAACAACATGATTGACAGGTTCGACGTCAGGGCCCACCTGGACTACATCCccacctacaccccccccctgcTCAGCAGCAG CAGCCCCGACCAGGAGTCAGACGAGAGGAAGTGTAACTACGAACGCTACCGAGGGCTGGTGCAGAACGACTTCGCCACCA TCTCTGAAGAGCAGTGCCTGTACCAGATCTACCTGGACGAGCTCTACGGTGGCCTGCCACGACCAAACGAAGACGAAAAGAAAAA GCTGGCGGAGAAGAAGGCCACCATTGGCTACACATACGAGGACAGCACCGTGGAGGAACCCGAGCCCACCTCAGACAAGGACGAGGAgaactctgaggaggaggaatcAGAGGAGGACGAAGGCATCCCAGATATCG acgtggaggtggatgtggacGAGCTGAACATCGAACAGGAGCTGGACCTGAATAAGATCGCCACCCCCTACGGCATGGCAGAAGGAGACTTCGTCAG GATGCTGAggaaggacaaggaggaggtggaggccatcAAGCACGCCAAGGCCCTGGAGGCGGAGAAGGCCATGTACTCG GGCCGTCGCTCCCGGCGACAGAGGAGGGAGTTCAGGGAGAAGCGGCTGAAGGGACGTCAGATCAGCCCGCCCAG CTACGCCAGGAGGGACAGTCCCACGTACGACCCCTACAAGAG gccggaGTCGGAGTCCGACTCTGAGTCGCGGTCGCGGTCTCGCTCCCCAGGTCCGGAGAAGATCACCTTCATCACCAGCTTCGGGGGGAGCGACgaagaggcggcggcggcggcggcggctgcagcggcggcggcggcggcggcggcggcggttgcggcggcggcggctcctccaAGCTCTAGCCACGCCCCCGTCCACTCGCAGCACCCTGCAGGTCATAGCAGGGGCTCCCG gagACGAAGGTCGTCCTCCAGCCgttccccgtcctcctcctcgcgctCCTCCTCgcgctcctcctcccgctcgtCCTCGCGGCGagcgcggcgggggcggggcagcGGGGGGCGGGACGGACGGCGCTCCCGCAcgcgctccccctccccctcccggcgGCGCTCCGGGTCGAGGGGCGGAGCCAGAGGGGGGAACGGCAGCGGCGGCTCCTGGAGGAGGCGGGAGCGCACGCGCACGCCGTCGCGCTCCCGGGAGCGGGAGcgcgacagagagagggagcgggagcgcGACCGAGAGCGGGACAGAGAGCGGGAGCGTGACAGAGAGCGGGAGCGGGACAGAGAGCGGGACAAGAGGCGGTATTCCGGCCGCCGGCAGACCAG gtcccGCTCCGGCTCCAGGCAGAGGGCCGCCTCCAGGCACGGGGGGCGGAGCTCCGGGGGCCACCGGCGGGGAGgaagcagcagccccagcccctccccctccccctcccgacCCCCccggagcccctccccctcccacaggGGGTCCCTGACCTCGGGCGGCCTCGACAAGCTAAGGAA gcctGACACTCCGTGCGGTAAAGAGTCTGGAGCTTCCAAAGTCAGTAAGAATATGATCCAGCTGGGTTCTGTTGCTCAGATCCATGCCTCCCTCAGCTCTgacaggccacgccccctaaTCTCTGACAGGCCACGTCCCTCATCCATgacaggccacgccccctcagctctgacaggccacgcccccctcagCTCTGACAGGCCGCGCCCCCTGCTGTCCCAGGGCAGAAGGGACCAATGGTATCACACCAGGGTTGTTAGGGGTTTAGGACCAGGGTTCCAGATCAttcttgaggtgtgtgtgtgtgtgtgtgtgtgtgtgtgtgtgtgtgtgtgtgtgtgtgtgtgtgtgtgtgtgtgtgtgtgtgtgtgtgtgtgtgtgtgtgtgtgtgtgtgtgtgtgtgtgtgtgtggtcctacCTGTTGACCCCTGCTGTACCCAGTAA
- the clasrp gene encoding CLK4-associating serine/arginine rich protein isoform X4, translated as MWQEARKHERKLRGMMVDYKRRGERRREYYEKIKKDPAQFLQVHGRAYKIHLDPAVALAAESPINMMPWQGDANNMIDRFDVRAHLDYIPTYTPPLLSSSSPDQESDERKCNYERYRGLVQNDFATISEEQCLYQIYLDELYGGLPRPNEDEKKKLAEKKATIGYTYEDSTVEEPEPTSDKDEENSEEEESEEDEGIPDIDVEVDVDELNIEQELDLNKIATPYGMAEGDFVRMLRKDKEEVEAIKHAKALEAEKAMYSGRRSRRQRREFREKRLKGRQISPPSYARRDSPTYDPYKRPESESDSESRSRSRSPGPEKITFITSFGGSDEEAAAAAAAAAAAAAAAAAVAAAAAPPSSSHAPVHSQHPAGHSRGSRRRRSSSSRSPSSSSRSSSRSSSRSSSRRARRGRGSGGRDGRRSRTRSPSPSRRRSGSRGGARGGNGSGGSWRRRERTRTPSRSRERERDRERERERDRERDRERERDRERERDRERDKRRYSGRRQTRSRSGSRQRAASRHGGRSSGGHRRGGSSSPSPSPSPSRPPRSPSPSHRGSLTSGGLDKLRKPDTPCGKESGASKPKMTPQEKLKIRMQKALNRQSKADKKAAQAKIQSQENKRQEREGELRAMARKIRMKERERREKERDEWEKQYGRQSHSPSPSKYGRDHSSSRSRRSRSRSRSPYHRY; from the exons ATGTGGCAGGAGGCCAGAAAACACGAGCGCAAGCTTCGTGGTATGATGGTCGACTACAAGCGACGTGGCGAGCGCCGGCGCGAGTACTACGAGAAGATC AAAAAGGACCCTGCCCAGTTCCTGCAGGTCCATGGCCGAGCCTACAAGATCCACCTGGACCCGGCCGTGGCCCTGGCTGCTGAGAGCCCCATCAACAT GATGCCCTGGCAAGGAGACGCCAACAACATGATTGACAGGTTCGACGTCAGGGCCCACCTGGACTACATCCccacctacaccccccccctgcTCAGCAGCAG CAGCCCCGACCAGGAGTCAGACGAGAGGAAGTGTAACTACGAACGCTACCGAGGGCTGGTGCAGAACGACTTCGCCACCA TCTCTGAAGAGCAGTGCCTGTACCAGATCTACCTGGACGAGCTCTACGGTGGCCTGCCACGACCAAACGAAGACGAAAAGAAAAA GCTGGCGGAGAAGAAGGCCACCATTGGCTACACATACGAGGACAGCACCGTGGAGGAACCCGAGCCCACCTCAGACAAGGACGAGGAgaactctgaggaggaggaatcAGAGGAGGACGAAGGCATCCCAGATATCG acgtggaggtggatgtggacGAGCTGAACATCGAACAGGAGCTGGACCTGAATAAGATCGCCACCCCCTACGGCATGGCAGAAGGAGACTTCGTCAG GATGCTGAggaaggacaaggaggaggtggaggccatcAAGCACGCCAAGGCCCTGGAGGCGGAGAAGGCCATGTACTCG GGCCGTCGCTCCCGGCGACAGAGGAGGGAGTTCAGGGAGAAGCGGCTGAAGGGACGTCAGATCAGCCCGCCCAG CTACGCCAGGAGGGACAGTCCCACGTACGACCCCTACAAGAG gccggaGTCGGAGTCCGACTCTGAGTCGCGGTCGCGGTCTCGCTCCCCAGGTCCGGAGAAGATCACCTTCATCACCAGCTTCGGGGGGAGCGACgaagaggcggcggcggcggcggcggctgcagcggcggcggcggcggcggcggcggcggttgcggcggcggcggctcctccaAGCTCTAGCCACGCCCCCGTCCACTCGCAGCACCCTGCAGGTCATAGCAGGGGCTCCCG gagACGAAGGTCGTCCTCCAGCCgttccccgtcctcctcctcgcgctCCTCCTCgcgctcctcctcccgctcgtCCTCGCGGCGagcgcggcgggggcggggcagcGGGGGGCGGGACGGACGGCGCTCCCGCAcgcgctccccctccccctcccggcgGCGCTCCGGGTCGAGGGGCGGAGCCAGAGGGGGGAACGGCAGCGGCGGCTCCTGGAGGAGGCGGGAGCGCACGCGCACGCCGTCGCGCTCCCGGGAGCGGGAGcgcgacagagagagggagcgggagcgcGACCGAGAGCGGGACAGAGAGCGGGAGCGTGACAGAGAGCGGGAGCGGGACAGAGAGCGGGACAAGAGGCGGTATTCCGGCCGCCGGCAGACCAG gtcccGCTCCGGCTCCAGGCAGAGGGCCGCCTCCAGGCACGGGGGGCGGAGCTCCGGGGGCCACCGGCGGGGAGgaagcagcagccccagcccctccccctccccctcccgacCCCCccggagcccctccccctcccacaggGGGTCCCTGACCTCGGGCGGCCTCGACAAGCTAAGGAA gcctGACACTCCGTGCGGTAAAGAGTCTGGAGCTTCCAAA CCCAAGATGACCCCCCAGGAGAAGCTGAAGATTCGCATGCAGAAGGCCCTCAACAGGCAGT CCAAGGCGGATAAGAAGGCAGCTCAGGCCAAGATCCAGAGCCAGGAGAACAAGAGACAG GAACGGGAAGGAGAGCTGCGGGCCATGGCGCGCAAGATACGCATGAA GGAACGAGAGAGGCGCGAGAAGGAGAGGGACGAGTGGGAGAAACAATATGGCCGCCAGagccactccccctccccgtccaaATATG GCCGTGACCACAGCTCTTCCAGAAG CAGGAGGTCTCGTTCCCGCTCCAGGAGTCCGTACCACAGGTACTGA
- the clasrp gene encoding CLK4-associating serine/arginine rich protein isoform X3, translating into MWQEARKHERKLRGMMVDYKRRGERRREYYEKIKKDPAQFLQVHGRAYKIHLDPAVALAAESPINMMPWQGDANNMIDRFDVRAHLDYIPTYTPPLLSSSSPDQESDERKCNYERYRGLVQNDFATISEEQCLYQIYLDELYGGLPRPNEDEKKKLAEKKATIGYTYEDSTVEEPEPTSDKDEENSEEEESEEDEGIPDIDVEVDVDELNIEQELDLNKIATPYGMAEGDFVRMLRKDKEEVEAIKHAKALEAEKAMYSGRRSRRQRREFREKRLKGRQISPPSYARRDSPTYDPYKRPESESDSESRSRSRSPGPEKITFITSFGGSDEEAAAAAAAAAAAAAAAAAVAAAAAPPSSSHAPVHSQHPAGHSRGSRRRRSSSSRSPSSSSRSSSRSSSRSSSRRARRGRGSGGRDGRRSRTRSPSPSRRRSGSRGGARGGNGSGGSWRRRERTRTPSRSRERERDRERERERDRERDRERERDRERERDRERDKRRYSGRRQTRSRSGSRQRAASRHGGRSSGGHRRGGSSSPSPSPSPSRPPRSPSPSHRGSLTSGGLDKLRKPDTPCGKESGASKPKMTPQEKLKIRMQKALNRQSKADKKAAQAKIQSQENKRQEREGELRAMARKIRMKERERREKERDEWEKQYGRQSHSPSPSKYGRDHSSSRSSRRSRSRSRSPYHRY; encoded by the exons ATGTGGCAGGAGGCCAGAAAACACGAGCGCAAGCTTCGTGGTATGATGGTCGACTACAAGCGACGTGGCGAGCGCCGGCGCGAGTACTACGAGAAGATC AAAAAGGACCCTGCCCAGTTCCTGCAGGTCCATGGCCGAGCCTACAAGATCCACCTGGACCCGGCCGTGGCCCTGGCTGCTGAGAGCCCCATCAACAT GATGCCCTGGCAAGGAGACGCCAACAACATGATTGACAGGTTCGACGTCAGGGCCCACCTGGACTACATCCccacctacaccccccccctgcTCAGCAGCAG CAGCCCCGACCAGGAGTCAGACGAGAGGAAGTGTAACTACGAACGCTACCGAGGGCTGGTGCAGAACGACTTCGCCACCA TCTCTGAAGAGCAGTGCCTGTACCAGATCTACCTGGACGAGCTCTACGGTGGCCTGCCACGACCAAACGAAGACGAAAAGAAAAA GCTGGCGGAGAAGAAGGCCACCATTGGCTACACATACGAGGACAGCACCGTGGAGGAACCCGAGCCCACCTCAGACAAGGACGAGGAgaactctgaggaggaggaatcAGAGGAGGACGAAGGCATCCCAGATATCG acgtggaggtggatgtggacGAGCTGAACATCGAACAGGAGCTGGACCTGAATAAGATCGCCACCCCCTACGGCATGGCAGAAGGAGACTTCGTCAG GATGCTGAggaaggacaaggaggaggtggaggccatcAAGCACGCCAAGGCCCTGGAGGCGGAGAAGGCCATGTACTCG GGCCGTCGCTCCCGGCGACAGAGGAGGGAGTTCAGGGAGAAGCGGCTGAAGGGACGTCAGATCAGCCCGCCCAG CTACGCCAGGAGGGACAGTCCCACGTACGACCCCTACAAGAG gccggaGTCGGAGTCCGACTCTGAGTCGCGGTCGCGGTCTCGCTCCCCAGGTCCGGAGAAGATCACCTTCATCACCAGCTTCGGGGGGAGCGACgaagaggcggcggcggcggcggcggctgcagcggcggcggcggcggcggcggcggcggttgcggcggcggcggctcctccaAGCTCTAGCCACGCCCCCGTCCACTCGCAGCACCCTGCAGGTCATAGCAGGGGCTCCCG gagACGAAGGTCGTCCTCCAGCCgttccccgtcctcctcctcgcgctCCTCCTCgcgctcctcctcccgctcgtCCTCGCGGCGagcgcggcgggggcggggcagcGGGGGGCGGGACGGACGGCGCTCCCGCAcgcgctccccctccccctcccggcgGCGCTCCGGGTCGAGGGGCGGAGCCAGAGGGGGGAACGGCAGCGGCGGCTCCTGGAGGAGGCGGGAGCGCACGCGCACGCCGTCGCGCTCCCGGGAGCGGGAGcgcgacagagagagggagcgggagcgcGACCGAGAGCGGGACAGAGAGCGGGAGCGTGACAGAGAGCGGGAGCGGGACAGAGAGCGGGACAAGAGGCGGTATTCCGGCCGCCGGCAGACCAG gtcccGCTCCGGCTCCAGGCAGAGGGCCGCCTCCAGGCACGGGGGGCGGAGCTCCGGGGGCCACCGGCGGGGAGgaagcagcagccccagcccctccccctccccctcccgacCCCCccggagcccctccccctcccacaggGGGTCCCTGACCTCGGGCGGCCTCGACAAGCTAAGGAA gcctGACACTCCGTGCGGTAAAGAGTCTGGAGCTTCCAAA CCCAAGATGACCCCCCAGGAGAAGCTGAAGATTCGCATGCAGAAGGCCCTCAACAGGCAGT CCAAGGCGGATAAGAAGGCAGCTCAGGCCAAGATCCAGAGCCAGGAGAACAAGAGACAG GAACGGGAAGGAGAGCTGCGGGCCATGGCGCGCAAGATACGCATGAA GGAACGAGAGAGGCGCGAGAAGGAGAGGGACGAGTGGGAGAAACAATATGGCCGCCAGagccactccccctccccgtccaaATATG GCCGTGACCACAGCTCTTCCAGAAG CAGCAGGAGGTCTCGTTCCCGCTCCAGGAGTCCGTACCACAGGTACTGA